Proteins found in one Candidatus Nitrosopelagicus brevis genomic segment:
- the cbiE gene encoding precorrin-6y C5,15-methyltransferase (decarboxylating) subunit CbiE, with protein sequence MNKVFAVGVGPGSPKYVTDIVKDVISQCDVVIGYGYTIKTIEEYVKDKKILEVTMQNQEEAYQEIAKEDNHTILVPFTGDVNFSESEVVDRLIEIYDEVEIIPGISSTQVAASRAKVPTDKSKVITMHISTSIEEKKLELQKALIDGLSVILVPRPWPKVPEKHFMQSEIAKYLKQNGFDTSKMKVHVYESITTENETSFEGTVEQLEGKEFSDLSVMVFNQATLESYINFD encoded by the coding sequence ATGAATAAAGTTTTTGCCGTAGGTGTAGGACCAGGTTCACCAAAATATGTTACAGATATAGTAAAAGATGTAATATCACAATGTGATGTTGTTATTGGTTATGGATATACAATAAAAACAATTGAGGAATATGTTAAAGATAAAAAAATACTTGAAGTAACAATGCAAAATCAAGAAGAAGCATACCAAGAAATTGCAAAAGAGGATAATCACACAATATTAGTTCCATTTACAGGTGATGTTAATTTTTCAGAATCTGAAGTTGTTGATAGATTAATTGAGATTTATGATGAAGTAGAAATAATTCCTGGTATTAGCTCAACACAGGTTGCTGCATCACGTGCAAAAGTTCCAACTGACAAGTCAAAAGTGATTACGATGCATATTTCAACATCAATAGAAGAGAAGAAATTAGAATTACAAAAAGCATTGATTGATGGTCTTAGCGTCATACTTGTTCCAAGACCATGGCCAAAAGTTCCTGAAAAACACTTCATGCAATCTGAGATTGCAAAATATTTGAAACAAAATGGTTTTGATACTTCAAAGATGAAAGTACATGTCTATGAGTCGATAACTACGGAAAATGAGACTAGTTTTGAGGGAACAGTTGAACAATTGGAAGGAAAAGAATTCTCAGACCTCTCAGTGATGGTATTCAACCAAGCAACACTTGAATCGTATATCAATTTTGATTAG